A stretch of the Medicago truncatula cultivar Jemalong A17 chromosome 5, MtrunA17r5.0-ANR, whole genome shotgun sequence genome encodes the following:
- the LOC11423766 gene encoding SNF1-related protein kinase regulatory subunit gamma-1-like gives MAHEQEVRTSTQLSKCDRYFETIQSRKKLPQTLQETLTDSFAKIPVSSFPGVPGGKVVEILADTPVGEAVKILSESNILAAPVKDPDAGIGSDWRDRYLGIIDYSAIILWVMESAELAAVALSAGTATAAGVGAGTVGALGAIALGATGPAAIAGLTAAAVGAAVVGGVAADKTMAKDAPQAANNLGEDFYKVILQEEPFKSTTVRSILKSYRWAPFVPVAKNSAMLTVLLLLSKYRLRNVPVIEPGKADIVNFITQSAVIQGLEGCRGRDWFDCIAARPMADLGLPFMSADKVISIQSNELILEAFKIMRDNQIGGLPVVEGPAKTIVGNLSIRDIRYLLLKPEIFSNFRNLTVMDFMKKIVSASYESGKVTRPITCKPDATLQSVIHTLASQSIHRIYTVNGQDQVVGVITLRDVISCFITEPDYHFDDYYGFAVKEMLNQ, from the exons ATGGCACATGAACAAGAGGTCAGAACAAGCACCCAACTTTCAAAATGTGACCGCTACTTCGAAACCATACAATCAAGAAAGAAGCTACCACAAACATTGCAGGAGACATTGACAGATTCATTTGCAAAGATTCCTGTTTCTTCTTTTCCCGGAGTTCCTGGAGGAAAAG TGGTTGAAATTCTAGCAGACACACCTGTTGGTGAAGCTGTTAAGATTCTATCTGAAAGCAACATATTGGCAGCACCAGTTAAGGACCCCGATGCAGGAATTGGCTCAGATTGGAGAGACAGGTACCTTGGCATCATAGATTATTCAGCTATAATTCTCTGGGTGATGGAGAGTGCAGAACTTGCTGCAGTTGCTCTATCAGCTGGTACAGCAACAGCTGCCGGAGTTGGCGCGGGAACTGTCGGTGCTTTGGGAGCAATAGCATTAGGAGCTACAGGTCCTGCTGCAATTGCTGGGCTAACTGCTGCTGCAGTAGGTGCAGCAGTGGTAGGTGGTGTTGCTGCAGATAAAACCATGGCTAAAGATGCTCCGCAAGCTGCAAATAACCTCGGCGAGGACTTTTACAAAGTAATACTGCAAGAAGAACCCTTCAAGTCAACAACG GTGCGATCAATACTTAAATCATACCGATGGGCACCCTTTGTTCCTGTTGCAAAAAATAGTGCTATGTTGACTGTCTTGCTGTTGCTCTCAAAGTATAGGCTGAGGAATGTACCAGTGATAGAACCCGGTAAAGCAGACATAGTAAACTTCATTACCCAGTCTGCAGTTATCCAAGGTCTTGAAGGATGCAGAGGAAGAGATTGGTTTGATTGCATTGCAGCCAGGCCTATGGCTGACCTTGGACTTCCTTTTATGTCTGCTGATAAG GTTATTAGCATCCAGAGTAATGAATTGATTCTTGAAGCTTTTAAGATTATGAGGGATAATCAAATTGGTGGTCTTCCTGTAGTCGAGGGGCCAGCAAAGACAATTGTTGGAAACTTGAGCATAAGAGACATCAGATACTTGCTGCTAAAGCCTGAAATTTTCTCCAATTTTAG GAATCTCACTGTGATGGATTTCATGAAGAAAATTGTCTCAGCATCCTATGAATCTGGAAAAGTTACTCGGCCTATAACCTGCAAGCCTGATGCAACTCTGCAGAGCGTGATTCACACTCTTGCTTCACAGTCTATTCACAGGATTTATACAGTAAATGGACAAGATCAAGTAGTTGGTGTCATCACACTGAGAGATGTAATCTCTTGTTTCATCACTGAACCTGATTACCATTTTGACGATTACTACGGATTTGCAGTTAAAGAGATGCTGAATCAGTGA
- the LOC11412762 gene encoding pentatricopeptide repeat-containing protein At2g02750, with translation MKSDITVTKLVANGLYKEALNLYSHLHSSSPTPNTFTFPILLKACSNLSSPSQTQILHAHLFKTGFHSHPHTSTALIASYAANTRSFHYALELFDEMPQPTITAFNAVLSGLSRNGPRGQAVWLFRQIGFWNIRPNSVTIVSLLSARDVKNQSHVQQVHCLACKLGVEYDVYVSTSLVTAYSKCGVLVSSNKVFENLRVKNVVTYNAFMSGLLQNGFHRVVFDVFKDMTMNLEEKPNKVTLVSVVSACATLSNIRLGKQVHGLSMKLEACDHVMVVTSLVDMYSKCGCWGSAFDVFSRSEKRNLITWNSMIAGMMMNSESERAVELFERMVDEGILPDSATWNSLISGFAQKGVCVEAFKYFSKMQCAGVAPCLKILTSLLSVCGDSCVLRSAKAIHGYALRICVDKDDFLATALVDTYMKCGCVSFARFVFDQFDVKPDDPAFWNAMIGGYGTNGDYESAFEVFYEMLDEMVQPNSATFVSVLSACSHSGQIERGLRFFRMIRKYGLDPKPEHFGCVVDLLGRAGQLGEARDLVQELAEPPASVFDSLLGACRCYLDSNLGEEMAMKLIDIEPKNPAPLVVLSNIYAALGRWSEVERIRGLITDKGLDKNSGISMIEVT, from the coding sequence ATGAAGAGTGACATAACAGTAACAAAACTAGTAGCAAATGGTTTATACAAAGAAGCGCTTAACCTATATTCACACCTCCACTCTTCCTCCCCCACCCCTAACACCTTCACCTTCCCCATTCTCCTCAAAGCATGCTCCAATCTCTCTTCCCCTTCTCAAACTCAAATCCTCCATGCCCATCTCTTCAAAACTGGTTTCCACTCCCACCCTCACACATCCACTGCCCTCATTGCCTCTTATGCTGCCAACACTCGCTCTTTCCACTACGCCCTTGAACTGTTCGATGAAATGCCTCAACCAACTATCACTGCCTTTAACGCTGTACTTTCTGGATTATCGCGAAACGGGCCTCGCGGGCAAGCTGTGTGGCTTTTCCGCCAAATTGGGTTTTGGAATATTAGACCCAATTCTGTCACGATAGTGTCTTTACTCTCTGCACGTGATGTAAAAAATCAAAGTCATGTGCAGCAGGTTCATTGCTTGGCATGCAAGTTAGgagttgaatatgatgtttacgTTTCAACTTCGCTTGTTACTGCTTATTCGAAATGTGGGGTTTTGGTTTCTTCGaataaggtttttgaaaatttacGCGTGAAAAATGTGGTTACTTACAATGCTTTTATGTCAGGGTTGTTGCAAAACGGGTTTCATCGTgttgtttttgatgtttttaaggATATGACGATGAATTTGGAGGAAAAGCCAAATAAGGTGACTTTGGTGTCTGTTGTTTCAGCATGTGCTACGCTTTCAAACATTCGTTTGGGGAAGCAGGTTCATGGGCTTAGTATGAAACTAGAAGCTTGTGATCATGTTATGGTGGTGACTTCACTTGTGGATATGTATTCAAAGTGTGGTTGTTGGGGTTCTGCTTTTGATGTTTTTAGTAGAAGTGAAAAGAGGAACTTGATCACTTGGAACTCAATGATTGCAGGGATGATGATGAATTCAGAGAGTGAGAGGGCTGTTGAATTGTTTGAGAGGATGGTGGATGAAGGGATTTTGCCTGATTCAGCAACTTGGAACTCTTTGATTAGTGGGTTTGCACAAAAAGGAGTGTGTGTAGAAGCTTTTAAGTACTTCAGTAAAATGCAGTGTGCTGGTGTGGCTCCATGTTTGAAGATTCTCACTAGTCTTTTGTCTGTGTGTGGTGATTCATGTGTGTTGCGAAGTGCGAAAGCGATACATGGCTATGCTTTAAGAATTTGTGTTGATAAGGATGACTTTTTGGCAACTGCTTTGGTTGATACGTATATGAAATGCGGGTGTGTTTCTTTCGCACGTTTTGTTTTTGATCAGTTTGATGTAAAACCAGATGATCCTGCATTTTGGAATGCAATGATAGGAGGGTATGGAACAAATGGAGACTACGAGTCTGCTTTTGAAGTCTTTTATGAAATGTTGGATGAAATGGTTCAACCAAACAGTGCAACATTTGTTAGTGTTCTATCTGCCTGTAGCCACAGTGGCCAAATTGAGAGAGGGTTACGTTTTTTCAGAATGATTAGAAAGTATGGTTTGGATCCAAAGCCTGAGCATTTCGGATGTGTGGTTGATCTCTTGGGTCGAGCCGGTCAGTTGGGCGAAGCTCGAGATTTGGTGCAAGAATTAGCAGAACCTCCTGCATCTGTTTTTGATTCTTTGCTTGGTGCATGTAGGTGCTACCTAGATTCCAATCTTGGGGAAGAGATGGCCATGAAACTTATTGACATAGAACCGAAAAATCCAGCTCCACTGGTGGTTCTGTCTAACATATATGCTGCATTGGGAAGATGGAGTGAAGTAGAAAGGATAAGAGGATTGATCACAGATAAAGGATTGGACAAAAACTCTGGTATTAGCATGATAGAAGTTACATGA
- the LOC11414732 gene encoding uncharacterized protein isoform X2: MHQYSKKTLKKYFSFLSFLNKHTSFRAMTISGAKISELVIVNGIGIVVILYCYGTFSNVIRHLQLNGSPKSVDQAEGGEEEEEEEDADSTDAKLPLKGSMNSGDPPKGEDTDSTDAQVSGVQSVIAMSNSQQKVKRLDNTNHSTRVIKNPVHELMPEKRGKIQKAEIRLRAGGGHSRAEDADSADAQINTNRSTLIIKRPGHGIDLMSEIRGKMQKLKDNILAGGGQSSVMW, translated from the exons atgcaccaatactcgAAGAAGACACTCaaaaagtatttttcttttctctctttccttAACAAACACACATCGTTTCGCGCCATGACGATAAGTGGAGCCAAAATTTCGGAGTTGGTCATCGTAAATGGAATAG GTATCGTCGTCATCCTTTACTGTTACGGCACATTCTCCAATGTTATCCGCCACCTACAG TTGAATGGATCGCCCAAGTCCGTGGATCAGGCTGAGggtggtgaagaagaagaagaagaagaagatgctGATTCTACTGATGCTAAG TTGCCGTTGAAAGGATCGATGAATTCTGGGGATCCACCTAAAGGTGAAGATACCGATTCCACTGATGCTCAG GTTTCTGGAGTTCAAAGTGTTATTGCTATGAGTAACTCACAACAAAAAGTGAAAAGATTG GACAATACAAATCATTCAACAAGGGTTATCAAGAACCCTGTACATGAGTTGATGCCagaaaaaagggggaaaatacAG AAAGCTGAAATAAGACTACGAGCCGGTGGAGGACATAGTCGAGCTGAAGATGCTGATTCCGCTGATGCTCAG ATAAATACAAATCGTTCAACATTGATTATTAAGCGCCCTGGACATGGAATAGACTTGATGTCAGAAATAAGGGGGAAAATGCAG AAGCTGAAAGATAATATACTAGCCGGTGGAGGTCAAAGTTCTGTCATGTGGTAA
- the LOC11414732 gene encoding uncharacterized protein isoform X1 encodes MHQYSKKTLKKYFSFLSFLNKHTSFRAMTISGAKISELVIVNGIGIVVILYCYGTFSNVIRHLQFQLNGSPKSVDQAEGGEEEEEEEDADSTDAKLPLKGSMNSGDPPKGEDTDSTDAQVSGVQSVIAMSNSQQKVKRLDNTNHSTRVIKNPVHELMPEKRGKIQKAEIRLRAGGGHSRAEDADSADAQINTNRSTLIIKRPGHGIDLMSEIRGKMQKLKDNILAGGGQSSVMW; translated from the exons atgcaccaatactcgAAGAAGACACTCaaaaagtatttttcttttctctctttccttAACAAACACACATCGTTTCGCGCCATGACGATAAGTGGAGCCAAAATTTCGGAGTTGGTCATCGTAAATGGAATAG GTATCGTCGTCATCCTTTACTGTTACGGCACATTCTCCAATGTTATCCGCCACCTACAG TTTCAGTTGAATGGATCGCCCAAGTCCGTGGATCAGGCTGAGggtggtgaagaagaagaagaagaagaagatgctGATTCTACTGATGCTAAG TTGCCGTTGAAAGGATCGATGAATTCTGGGGATCCACCTAAAGGTGAAGATACCGATTCCACTGATGCTCAG GTTTCTGGAGTTCAAAGTGTTATTGCTATGAGTAACTCACAACAAAAAGTGAAAAGATTG GACAATACAAATCATTCAACAAGGGTTATCAAGAACCCTGTACATGAGTTGATGCCagaaaaaagggggaaaatacAG AAAGCTGAAATAAGACTACGAGCCGGTGGAGGACATAGTCGAGCTGAAGATGCTGATTCCGCTGATGCTCAG ATAAATACAAATCGTTCAACATTGATTATTAAGCGCCCTGGACATGGAATAGACTTGATGTCAGAAATAAGGGGGAAAATGCAG AAGCTGAAAGATAATATACTAGCCGGTGGAGGTCAAAGTTCTGTCATGTGGTAA
- the LOC11414733 gene encoding probable LRR receptor-like serine/threonine-protein kinase At1g14390: MKNFFVSLYFLFPTIFTIILVLLTPIPSAQLTNSETRILLQLQTLLEYPQEYPQLLQNNLTNFCNISSSPSFNIVCTKNHVTELTIIGNKTRPVSWKSRKTLSERFSIDSFFTVVTKLSKMKVLSLVSLGLWGPLPSKISRFKSLEVFNISSNFLYGKIPSSVSSMKSLKSLVLADNFFNGSVPNLKRLTSLEEINLANNKLGPGFPSFLFSLPLIQKLNLASNQFNGSFSMNISCGSSLTFVDISNNSLEGKLPSCIDSTLSLNRTIVYSGNCLSARNVSDQHSSSHCKNSTVLAAKPRFEKPKKSMMQLGVLFGIIGGFVGIVGLLILLFLFILRKSKAEREDRSVDISRESRLNIYARSNVPQLMRLTTLGLPPYNIFTIEEIGDATNNFDPSNLIGEGSQGELFKGWLKDGSMVMVNLVKVKQKSLIKVSDQNLKVLPYLRHRHLVSVLGHCAITYEDQPKMTSTIFIVFEHISNMSLRIHLTDKRQREMLKWQQRMAIIIGIARGIQFLHTGVNPGIYGNNIKIENILLDNNLNPKVSGYSIPLIPSKKGSDRKLKEQNAHNHIGSINSAEKEDIYQFGVILLEVITGKLITSSIEVEVLKYELERGLSEVASPIALKSAIDPSLHGTYTHESLKTAVQLTINCLNKVPGNRPSIEDVIWNLQYSVQVQEARSSKTST; this comes from the exons atgaagaatttctttgtttctttataCTTTTTGTTTCCTACAATCTTTACAATTATTCTTGTGCTACTTACTCCAATTCCAAGTGCACAATTAACAAATAGTGAAACTAGAATTCTTCTTCAACTTCAAACACTTCTTGAATATCCTCAAGAATATCCACAACTTCTTCAAAACAATCTCACAAATTTCTGTAACATCTCTTCATCACCTTCTTTCAACATTGTCTGCACAAAGAATCATGTAACAGAATTAACAATCATTGGAAACAAAACAAGACCAGTTTCTTGGAAGTCAAGGAAAACTCTTTCTGAAAGATTTtctattgattctttttttactGTTGTGACAAAGCTTTCAAAGATGAAGGTTTTGTCATTGGTTTCACTTGGTTTGTGGGGTCCACTACCTTCCAAGATTAGTAGGTTTAAGTCACTTGAAGTTTTCAACATTTCATCAAATTTCTTGTATGGAAAAATTCCATCATCAGTTTCTTCAATGAAAAGTCTTAAGAGTCTTGTTTTGGCTGATAATTTTTTCAATGGAAGTGTTCCTAATCTCAAAAGATTAACCTCTCTTGAAGAGATTAATCTTGCTAACAACAAATTAGGACCTGGATTTCCTTCATTTCTGTTCTCTCTTCCTTTGATTCAGAAGCTAAACTTGGCTTCAAATCAATTTAATGGTTCATTTTCTATGAATATATCTTGTGGTTCTTCTCTAACATTTGTTGATATCTCAAACAATTCTCTAGAAGGAAAATTGCCATCATGCATTGATTCGACATTGTCGTTGAATCGAACAATAGTTTATtctggtaattgtttatcagcAAGAAATGTCAGTGATCAACATTCATCTTCACATTGCAAGAATTCAACGGTGTTAGCCGCTAAGCCGAGATTTGAGAAGCCGAAAAAATCAATGATGCAGCTAGGAGTATTATTTGGTATTATTGGAGGTTTTGTTGGAATTGTAGGGCTTTTGATTCTACTCTTTCTGTTCATTTTGAGAAAGTCCAAAGCAGAAAGAGAAGATAGATCTGTTGATATTTCAAGAGAATCAAGACTAAATATTTATGCAA GGAGTAATGTTCCCCAGCTAATGAGGCTAACTACACTTGGATTACCACCATACAACATTTTCACAATAGAAGAAATTGGAGATGCAACCAACAACTTTGATCCATCAAATCTAATAGGAGAAGGATCACAAGGAGAG CTATTTAAAGGTTGGCTCAAAGATGGTTCAATGGTCATGGTTAATCTTGTAAAAGTAAAGCAGAAGAGTTTGATCAAAGTCAGTGATCAGAATTTGAAGGTGTTACCTTATTTAAGGCATAGACATTTGGTGAGTGTTTTAGGACACTGTGCTATTACTTATGAGGACCAACCCAAAATGACAAGCACAATATTCATTGTATTTGAGCATATCTCAAACATGTCATTGAGGATTCATCTTACAG ATAAGAGACAAAGGGAAATGCTGAAGTGGCAACAAAGAATGGCAATCATCATAGGCATTGCTAGAGGAATTCAATTCTTACATACAGGAGTTAATCCTGGCATATATGGAAACAACATAAAGATTGAGAACATTTTGTTGGACAATAATCTCAATCCAAAAGTTAGTGGATATAGCATTCCATTAATTCCATCCAAG aaAGGTTCTGACAGAAAACTTAAAGAACAAAATGCACACAATCATATTGGCAG CATCAATAGTGCAGAAAAGGAAGACATATATCAATTTGGTGTAATTCTACTTGAAGTTATCACTGGCAAACTAATTACATCTTCTATTGAAGTAGAGGTGCTGAAGTATGAG CTTGAGAGAGGTTTATCTGAAGTTGCATCACCGATCGCGTTAAAGAGCGCAATTGATCCTTCCCTCCATGGAACTTATACACATGAATCATTGAAGACTGCAGTTCAGCTCACCATCAATTGTCTCAACAAGGTTCCCGGTAATCGTCCTTCAATCGAAGATGTTATCTGGAATCTGCAGTATTCCGTGCAAGTTCAAGAGGCAAGGTCTAGCAAAACCTCAACATGA